The following proteins are encoded in a genomic region of [Eubacterium] hominis:
- a CDS encoding YdcP family protein has translation MRLSNGFVIDKEKTFGELKFTAVRDVFLQNEDGTPSTQLKKRIYDLKCSLHGGIIPVSVPPEVPLREFPYNAVVELVNPVADTVSRKTFGGADVDWYVKAEDIVLKNKGNQNAGNSQNNNTQGQPKK, from the coding sequence ATGAGATTATCAAACGGATTTGTCATTGACAAAGAGAAAACATTTGGAGAATTAAAATTTACAGCGGTGCGTGATGTGTTCTTGCAGAATGAGGACGGGACACCGAGTACCCAGCTTAAAAAGCGTATCTATGATTTGAAGTGCAGTCTGCATGGCGGAATTATCCCCGTGTCTGTACCGCCAGAAGTACCGTTAAGGGAATTTCCGTACAATGCAGTTGTGGAGCTTGTCAATCCCGTAGCCGATACGGTATCAAGAAAGACGTTTGGTGGTGCAGATGTGGACTGGTATGTAAAAGCAGAGGATATTGTGTTGAAGAACAAAGGCAACCAGAACGCAGGCAATTCACAGAATAATAACACGCAGGGACAACCGAAAAAATAA
- a CDS encoding excisionase, translating into MKQTDIPIWERYTLTIEEASKYFRIGENKLRRLAEENKNANWLIMNGNRIQIKRKQFEKIIDTLDAI; encoded by the coding sequence ATGAAGCAGACTGACATTCCTATTTGGGAACGTTATACCCTAACCATTGAAGAAGCGTCAAAATATTTTCGTATTGGCGAAAACAAGCTACGACGCTTGGCAGAGGAAAATAAAAATGCAAATTGGCTGATTATGAATGGCAATCGTATTCAGATTAAACGAAAACAATTTGAAAAAATTATAGATACATTGGACGCAATCTAG
- a CDS encoding ATP-binding protein, with product MQKIWNKGHRIRASDKHLVYHFSIGTLLFVFMAVLLLLNIKQFMCTDWEHFSLLENGLTLSPYNFITILIATGVCALVAFLYYRFCYDSFKKLLHRQKLARMVLENKWYEADTVQDSGFFTDLQSRSREKIVWFPKIYYQMEKGLLHIRCEITLGKYQDQLLRLEDKLESGLYCELTDKTLHDGYIEYTLLYDMIANRITIDEVRAENGCLRLMKNLVWEYDALPHALIAGGTGGGKTYFLLTLIEALLHTNAVLYILDPKNADLADLGTVMENVYHTKEEMIDCVNNFYEGMVQRSEEMKRHPNYKTGENYAHLGLPPCFLIFDEYVAFFEMLGTKESVSLLSQLKKIVMLGRQAGYFLIVACQRPDAKYFSDGIRDNFNFRVGLGRISELGYGMLFGSDVKKQFFQKRIKGRGYCDVGTSVISEFYTPLVPKGHDFLQTIGSLAQARQDGTATCEAKGDGTD from the coding sequence ATGCAAAAGATTTGGAACAAAGGACACCGTATCAGAGCCAGCGACAAGCACCTTGTCTACCACTTTTCCATAGGGACACTTCTGTTTGTATTCATGGCGGTTCTCCTACTACTGAATATCAAACAGTTTATGTGTACCGATTGGGAGCATTTCAGCTTGTTAGAGAACGGCTTGACGCTTTCCCCTTACAACTTCATAACCATACTGATAGCGACTGGTGTTTGTGCATTGGTCGCTTTTCTGTATTACCGCTTCTGTTACGACAGTTTCAAGAAGCTCCTGCACCGTCAAAAGCTGGCAAGAATGGTACTGGAAAATAAGTGGTATGAAGCCGATACCGTACAAGACAGCGGTTTTTTTACTGACCTGCAAAGCAGATCAAGGGAAAAAATCGTCTGGTTTCCGAAGATTTATTATCAAATGGAAAAGGGACTGCTTCATATCCGCTGTGAAATTACGCTGGGGAAATATCAAGACCAGCTTTTACGGTTAGAGGATAAATTGGAAAGTGGCTTATATTGCGAGCTGACCGACAAGACCCTGCATGACGGCTATATCGAATATACCCTGCTTTATGATATGATAGCGAACCGCATTACCATTGATGAAGTACGGGCAGAGAACGGCTGTCTTAGGCTTATGAAAAATCTTGTCTGGGAATATGACGCACTCCCTCACGCCTTGATTGCTGGCGGGACTGGTGGTGGTAAAACCTATTTTCTGCTGACGCTCATTGAAGCCCTACTGCATACAAACGCTGTCCTTTATATCTTAGACCCCAAAAATGCGGACTTAGCAGACTTAGGGACAGTTATGGAAAATGTGTACCACACCAAAGAAGAAATGATTGATTGCGTCAATAATTTCTATGAGGGCATGGTACAGCGAAGTGAGGAAATGAAACGACACCCGAACTATAAGACAGGTGAAAACTACGCCCATCTGGGACTGCCACCCTGCTTTCTTATCTTTGATGAATATGTGGCGTTCTTTGAAATGCTGGGGACAAAAGAAAGCGTGAGCCTACTTAGCCAGTTAAAGAAAATCGTTATGTTGGGACGGCAAGCAGGTTACTTCCTTATCGTTGCCTGCCAGCGTCCAGACGCAAAGTATTTTTCGGACGGTATCAGGGATAACTTCAATTTCCGTGTGGGACTTGGACGTATCAGCGAATTAGGTTACGGTATGCTGTTTGGTTCAGATGTGAAAAAGCAGTTTTTCCAGAAGCGTATCAAGGGGCGTGGCTATTGTGATGTGGGAACAAGCGTAATAAGCGAATTTTATACGCCTTTAGTCCCGAAAGGACATGATTTTTTGCAGACTATCGGCTCTCTTGCACAAGCAAGGCAGGACGGGACGGCGACGTGCGAAGCGAAAGGCGACGGCACGGACTAG
- a CDS encoding tyrosine-type recombinase/integrase → MSEKRRDNKGRILKTGESQRKDGRYLYKYIDSFGEPQFVYSWKLVATDRVPAGKRDCISLREKIAELQKDIHDGIDVVGKKMTLCQLYAKQNAQRPKVRKNTETGRKYLMDILKKDKLGVRSIDSIKPSDAKEWAIRMSENGYAYQTINNYKRSLKASFYIAIQDDCVRKNPFDFQLKAVLDDDTVPKTVLTEEQEEKLLAFAKADKTYSKNYDEILILLKTGLRISEFGGLTLPDLDFENRLVNIDHQLLRDTEIGYYIETPKTKSGERQVPMVEEAYQAFKRVLANRKNDKRVEIDGYSDFLFLNRKNYPKVASDYNGMMKGLVKKYNKYNEDKLPHITPHSLRHTFCTNYANAGMNPKALQYIMGHANIAMTLNYYAHATFDSAMAEMKRLNKEKQQERLVA, encoded by the coding sequence ATGTCAGAAAAAAGACGTGACAATAAAGGTCGAATCTTAAAGACTGGAGAGAGCCAACGAAAAGACGGAAGATACTTATACAAATATATAGATTCATTTGGAGAACCGCAATTTGTTTACTCGTGGAAACTTGTGGCTACAGACCGAGTACCAGCAGGAAAGCGTGATTGTATCTCACTTAGAGAGAAAATCGCAGAGTTACAGAAAGACATTCATGATGGTATTGATGTTGTAGGAAAGAAAATGACACTCTGCCAGCTTTACGCAAAACAGAACGCTCAAAGACCAAAGGTTAGAAAAAACACTGAAACTGGACGCAAATATCTTATGGATATTTTGAAGAAAGACAAGTTAGGTGTAAGAAGTATTGACAGTATTAAGCCATCAGACGCTAAAGAATGGGCTATTAGAATGAGTGAAAATGGTTATGCTTATCAAACCATCAATAACTACAAACGTTCTTTAAAGGCTTCATTCTATATTGCTATACAAGATGATTGTGTTCGGAAGAATCCATTTGACTTTCAACTGAAAGCAGTTCTTGATGATGATACTGTCCCTAAGACCGTACTAACAGAAGAACAGGAAGAAAAACTGTTAGCCTTTGCAAAAGCTGATAAAACCTACAGCAAAAATTATGATGAAATTCTGATACTCTTAAAAACAGGTCTTCGTATTTCAGAGTTTGGTGGTTTGACACTTCCAGATTTAGATTTTGAGAATCGTCTTGTCAATATAGACCATCAGCTATTGAGAGATACTGAAATTGGGTACTACATTGAAACACCAAAGACCAAAAGTGGCGAACGTCAAGTTCCTATGGTTGAAGAAGCCTATCAAGCATTTAAGCGAGTGTTAGCGAATCGAAAGAATGATAAGCGTGTTGAGATTGATGGATATAGTGATTTTCTCTTTCTTAATAGAAAGAACTATCCAAAAGTGGCAAGTGATTACAACGGCATGATGAAAGGTCTTGTTAAGAAATACAATAAGTATAACGAGGATAAATTGCCACACATCACTCCACATAGTTTGCGACATACATTCTGTACCAACTATGCAAATGCAGGAATGAATCCAAAGGCATTACAGTACATTATGGGACATGCTAATATAGCCATGACGCTGAACTATTACGCACATGCAACATTCGATTCTGCAATGGCAGAAATGAAACGCTTGAATAAAGAGAAGCAACAGGAGCGTCTTGTTGCTTAG
- a CDS encoding AraC family transcriptional regulator, which produces MITSVNNILKNRDGRQLFQAGTSLFPCSAYHCDIHDFISGDIAPHWHPEMEIFYLEEGCVTLSLIDQEVRLQAGDGYFVNVNVLHGIICESESPCRYRSIVFDPALLSGAPGSAFDLLYLHPFMEQGAGFYPLSDAVISSYFVEAFHACEKEIYGYEFIVREALSHILLILKNNQTVTLKKTLYQQEQRMKQMLSWIDEHYQESISVKEIAAIGGISVRECQRSFASFLHISPMRYVLKYRIAKAAELLLTQDFTITEIAYQCGFESSSYFTKEFKMMMHMTPRQFRQKYFI; this is translated from the coding sequence ATGATTACATCTGTAAACAATATATTAAAGAACAGAGATGGAAGGCAATTATTTCAGGCAGGCACATCTTTATTTCCTTGTAGTGCATACCATTGTGATATTCATGATTTTATAAGTGGAGATATTGCGCCTCACTGGCATCCGGAAATGGAAATATTTTATTTGGAAGAAGGCTGTGTTACTTTGTCTTTGATTGATCAGGAGGTCAGATTACAGGCTGGTGATGGCTATTTTGTGAATGTAAATGTGTTACATGGCATCATTTGTGAAAGCGAAAGTCCCTGTCGTTATCGTTCCATAGTATTTGATCCAGCCTTGCTGTCAGGCGCCCCTGGCAGTGCATTTGACCTATTGTATCTTCATCCTTTCATGGAACAGGGTGCTGGTTTTTATCCATTATCAGATGCTGTGATCTCATCATATTTTGTTGAAGCTTTTCATGCATGTGAAAAAGAAATATATGGTTATGAGTTTATTGTACGGGAAGCATTATCGCATATCCTGCTGATTTTAAAAAACAACCAGACAGTGACTTTGAAAAAGACATTATACCAGCAGGAACAGCGAATGAAACAAATGCTTTCCTGGATTGATGAACACTATCAGGAGAGTATCAGTGTAAAAGAAATCGCTGCAATTGGTGGCATCAGTGTAAGAGAATGTCAACGCTCTTTTGCATCTTTTTTACATATTTCCCCTATGCGTTATGTCTTGAAATATCGTATCGCAAAGGCTGCAGAATTATTGCTCACACAGGATTTCACAATTACAGAAATAGCTTATCAATGTGGTTTTGAAAGCTCCAGCTATTTCACAAAAGAATTTAAAATGATGATGCATATGACACCTCGACAGTTTAGACAAAAGTATTTTATATAA
- a CDS encoding YdcP family protein — MEMKYVVPDMAQSFGTLEFAGESDHVFDRDKDNRRFFARRSYNLYSDVQRGENVVVEIPVQAGEKHFKYEQKVKLVNPKLYGRGYAIGDMGHTDYVLLADDIVAVEEK, encoded by the coding sequence ATGGAAATGAAATATGTCGTGCCAGATATGGCACAGTCTTTTGGAACTCTTGAATTTGCAGGCGAAAGCGACCATGTTTTTGACAGAGATAAAGATAACCGCAGATTTTTCGCAAGAAGAAGCTACAACCTTTATTCAGATGTACAGAGAGGGGAAAATGTTGTGGTAGAAATTCCCGTGCAGGCTGGCGAAAAGCATTTCAAGTATGAGCAGAAAGTAAAACTTGTCAATCCGAAGTTATACGGCAGAGGTTACGCAATCGGGGATATGGGACATACCGATTATGTGTTGCTTGCTGATGATATTGTAGCAGTTGAAGAAAAGTAA
- a CDS encoding SrtB-anchored collagen-binding adhesin — translation MKKMLKRLCTGFLALATVVTALPTTPVHAESKQYWTESAERVGIIEKVMNDGSIGSTFNEGYMKVEGETAYCIDINTDFKNGYKTRADASSCMSADQISDVALSLEYVKQYGEAHKELNYKQVYLLEQCVVWQRLSVHLVWQCDNVRASYDEIPKATQDEVFAGAKAFVKENKGRYECGGYIYSGEGQELGQFWAKLNVGNAKLQKTSSNTSITDGNGNYSIAGATYGVFADKNCTKQLATLTTDENGNTDVVEVKAGTVYIKELSAPAGYKVDKTVYSLKVEAGKTATLKVSDTPKVTDTLIELFKIDMETQKDNPQGNASLAGAEFTWKYYAGFYNKDNLPAEATRTWVTKTIAETDSDGTTHYITKLADAYKVSGDSFYMQDGKAVLPLGTLTVEETKAPNGYLLDGAYMQAGDKSEQIKGLYVTQITEDGDLAVLSGSNQFSVSDKVIRGGVKIQKRDLETGDTKPQGSATLKDTAFDIISLNDNSVLVEGKLYKKNEVVKTIRTDIEGVASTASDLLPYGNFRIVESEAPNGYLTDGAKPIDFTITENGKIVDLTEKAHSIYNQIKRGDIEGVKIGAGTHKRLADVPFRITSKTTGESHVVVTDDNGQFSTSAEWASHKHNTNAGKNSEDGVWFGTSEPDDSKGALPYDTYIIEEMRCESNKGFELIPPFEIVVSRNNLVIDLGTLTDEYEKEISIHTTATSKDGEKTILAGKEVTIVDTIKLNGLTKGTKYQLKGWQMLKEENAELIIDGKRVENDYTFVADEEEMKVEISYTFNASALGGKNLVTFEELYDFSNPDEPVKVAEHKDIEDDGQTVLITERIIKIHTTATDKDGNKELEAGKKVTIIDTVTLEGLEVGTQYKLVGWQMLKEENAELLINGKRVESDYMFTADSETMKVEVSFTFDATSLDGKQLVTFEELYDLSNPDEPKKVTEHKEIEDKGQTITFKEKPEEPEKPETPPTPEKPSRPSDSPKTGDSTNVMAFIVMLLASAGGLAGTYLYKRRQTKKS, via the coding sequence ATGAAAAAGATGTTAAAACGATTGTGTACGGGCTTCTTAGCTCTTGCGACTGTCGTTACTGCTTTACCGACTACACCCGTTCATGCAGAAAGCAAGCAATACTGGACGGAAAGTGCGGAGCGTGTCGGTATCATTGAAAAAGTAATGAATGACGGTTCTATCGGTTCGACATTCAATGAGGGCTATATGAAAGTCGAGGGCGAAACTGCCTATTGTATTGACATCAATACAGATTTTAAGAACGGCTACAAGACCAGAGCTGACGCAAGCTCATGCATGAGTGCCGACCAGATTTCAGATGTGGCGTTATCTTTAGAGTATGTCAAACAGTATGGCGAAGCTCATAAGGAACTGAACTACAAGCAAGTCTATCTGTTGGAACAATGTGTTGTCTGGCAGAGATTGAGCGTACATCTTGTCTGGCAATGTGATAACGTGCGAGCTTCTTATGATGAAATACCAAAGGCTACGCAGGACGAAGTTTTCGCTGGTGCAAAAGCCTTTGTCAAAGAAAATAAAGGACGCTATGAATGTGGCGGTTATATCTACTCTGGCGAGGGGCAGGAATTGGGACAATTCTGGGCGAAACTGAATGTCGGAAATGCGAAACTGCAAAAGACTTCCAGTAATACCAGCATTACAGACGGTAACGGAAATTACTCTATCGCTGGTGCGACCTATGGTGTCTTTGCTGATAAGAATTGCACAAAACAGCTTGCCACCCTTACGACTGATGAAAACGGAAATACAGATGTTGTAGAGGTAAAGGCAGGCACAGTTTATATCAAGGAATTATCCGCACCAGCAGGATATAAAGTAGATAAAACGGTATATTCCTTAAAGGTTGAAGCTGGAAAAACAGCGACTTTGAAAGTATCAGATACACCAAAAGTAACAGACACTTTGATTGAGCTTTTCAAGATAGATATGGAAACACAGAAAGACAATCCGCAGGGAAACGCTTCTTTAGCAGGTGCGGAATTTACATGGAAGTATTATGCTGGCTTCTACAATAAAGACAATCTCCCTGCCGAAGCTACTCGTACATGGGTTACAAAGACAATCGCTGAAACTGACAGCGACGGAACAACCCACTACATCACAAAATTAGCGGACGCATACAAGGTGTCTGGCGACAGCTTCTATATGCAGGACGGTAAAGCCGTTCTTCCTTTAGGAACACTAACCGTTGAAGAAACAAAAGCTCCAAACGGCTACTTGTTAGACGGTGCATATATGCAGGCTGGCGATAAGTCCGAACAGATTAAGGGCTTATATGTAACACAGATTACCGAGGACGGCGACCTTGCCGTATTATCTGGAAGTAACCAGTTTTCCGTATCAGACAAGGTTATCCGTGGCGGTGTGAAAATTCAGAAACGAGATTTAGAAACGGGCGATACGAAGCCACAAGGAAGTGCCACTTTGAAAGATACTGCCTTTGACATCATTTCCTTAAATGATAATTCTGTTTTGGTTGAGGGCAAGCTATACAAGAAAAATGAAGTCGTAAAAACTATTCGTACAGATATTGAGGGTGTCGCTTCTACTGCTTCTGACCTCTTACCTTATGGAAACTTCCGTATCGTTGAAAGTGAAGCTCCAAACGGATATTTGACAGACGGTGCAAAGCCGATTGATTTTACAATCACAGAAAATGGAAAAATCGTGGACTTAACCGAAAAAGCCCATTCTATCTATAATCAGATTAAGCGTGGAGATATTGAGGGGGTAAAAATCGGTGCAGGCACACACAAGCGTCTTGCTGATGTTCCTTTTAGGATCACAAGCAAGACGACTGGGGAAAGTCATGTTGTAGTAACTGATGATAACGGGCAATTCTCCACTTCTGCTGAATGGGCTTCACATAAGCACAATACCAACGCAGGAAAGAACAGCGAGGACGGTGTGTGGTTTGGAACTTCTGAACCAGACGACAGCAAGGGTGCATTACCTTATGATACCTACATCATTGAAGAAATGCGTTGCGAAAGCAACAAAGGCTTTGAGCTTATCCCACCTTTTGAAATCGTGGTATCAAGAAATAACCTTGTGATTGATTTAGGAACGCTGACTGATGAATACGAAAAAGAAATCTCTATCCATACCACAGCGACCAGTAAGGACGGCGAAAAGACAATCCTTGCAGGAAAAGAGGTTACGATTGTTGATACCATCAAATTAAACGGACTTACAAAAGGTACAAAATATCAGCTCAAAGGCTGGCAGATGTTAAAGGAAGAAAACGCCGAGCTTATCATTGACGGGAAACGTGTAGAAAACGATTATACCTTTGTCGCTGATGAGGAAGAAATGAAAGTGGAAATTTCCTATACATTCAATGCGTCTGCTTTAGGTGGCAAGAACCTTGTTACCTTTGAAGAATTGTATGATTTCAGCAATCCAGACGAACCCGTAAAAGTTGCAGAACACAAAGACATTGAGGACGACGGGCAGACGGTACTTATCACAGAGCGTATCATCAAGATACATACTACCGCTACCGATAAGGACGGCAACAAAGAGCTTGAAGCAGGAAAAAAGGTAACAATCATTGATACCGTAACCTTAGAGGGCTTAGAAGTCGGTACACAGTACAAACTTGTGGGCTGGCAGATGTTGAAAGAAGAAAATGCAGAACTTCTTATCAATGGAAAGCGTGTGGAAAGTGATTATATGTTTACCGCTGACAGCGAAACTATGAAAGTGGAAGTTTCCTTTACCTTTGACGCTACTTCCCTTGACGGCAAACAGCTTGTAACTTTTGAAGAATTGTACGATTTGAGCAATCCAGACGAGCCGAAGAAAGTTACCGAGCATAAGGAGATTGAGGATAAGGGACAGACAATTACCTTTAAGGAAAAGCCAGAAGAACCAGAGAAACCCGAAACCCCACCGACACCAGAAAAGCCTAGCAGACCTAGCGACAGTCCCAAAACGGGCGACAGTACAAATGTAATGGCATTTATCGTGATGTTGCTTGCGTCTGCTGGTGGACTGGCTGGAACATATCTTTACAAACGCCGTCAAACGAAGAAATCATAA
- a CDS encoding DUF523 domain-containing protein: MKVLVSSCIMGKNCKYNGGNNLNPKVVEFLKDKEVIEICPELLANMPTPRPSAEIVNGIVMDINGNIVDEEYRHAVQLALNEIRSMEIDLVILQSRSPTCAVKNIYDGSFTGKLIKGQGLFAQALIEAGYKVLDSEDF, from the coding sequence ATGAAAGTATTAGTTAGTTCATGTATCATGGGAAAAAACTGCAAATATAACGGTGGGAATAATCTCAATCCGAAAGTTGTAGAGTTTCTAAAAGACAAAGAAGTTATCGAGATTTGTCCAGAATTATTAGCGAATATGCCTACACCACGTCCTAGTGCGGAAATAGTAAATGGTATTGTCATGGATATAAATGGAAATATTGTTGATGAGGAATATCGTCATGCGGTACAGTTGGCTTTAAATGAAATAAGAAGTATGGAAATAGATTTAGTTATTCTGCAATCAAGAAGCCCAACTTGTGCAGTCAAGAATATTTATGATGGTAGTTTTACGGGGAAATTGATAAAAGGTCAAGGTCTATTTGCACAAGCGTTAATTGAGGCTGGATATAAAGTGTTGGACTCAGAAGATTTTTAA